From Camelina sativa cultivar DH55 chromosome 5, Cs, whole genome shotgun sequence:
GAAAATACTTTGGTGTGCCAAGTGATTGGAGCCAAAAGGGTTTCGAAGTCGCACAATTCCTTGCATGAAAATCTTCTCATCTGGTTTTAGTATTTCACTATCAGCTAGATACAGAAAAACGGATAAATATTTGCCATCTGCTCTAGACCTGCCCTTCGGATACACCTTTAGAACCCTACAAAACAATAATTCTTATGACTTTTAAACAatcacacacaaacaaacacacatatatatgtgtatagatacattatactataatatatatatatatatatgtttgttattccAAAAAGTTCTTATAGATACTCACCATTTCCTTCCTCCCATTGGAAAACTGTTTGATGTGTAAATCTCCTCTCTCAACTCAGAAAAATTCTTAACAGTCCACGAGAACTTGGGATAAGAGAGTAGTTTCTCATCAAAAGAGACGATCTCCCAATTGGTAAGGGGTGGGGGAACAATGACATCAATACCAAACTCACATTGACCTCCCTCGAATATGTATCCATTTTCAGGGTGAATGAATGTTTCATATGGAAGAACTTTTAGCAACCCCCACACCAGTTTTAGAGCATTGAACCGCTTTACCTCAACATCTAAAAATACATAACACACATCAATAGATgtgaatatacatatatatttagagagagagagagagcaagagcaTGAGTTGTAAAGTTCACCTTGAATAGTGAAgtacttgtttattttcttgttgtagACAAAGAAACGGAGTTTCGCAAACACCTCAGTTGGTGGGGTAGATACCAAGCTTGTGCTGTCGACTTCCACGTACATCGAAATAAATCCACTCCCATTGTCCTTTACGTTCCCTTTTGGGTATACAATCAATC
This genomic window contains:
- the LOC104788033 gene encoding uncharacterized protein LOC104788033 isoform X2, producing the protein MGATISAPVPTIKQKWRDHPPSSYSLKIQNFSQLENSTASSDHKYQSRFFSSGDPKGNVKDNGSGFISMYVEVDSTSLVSTPPTEVFAKLRFFVYNKKINKYFTIQDVEVKRFNALKLVWGLLKGGQCEFGIDVIVPPPLTNWEIVSFDEKLLSYPKFSWTVKNFSELREEIYTSNSFPMGGRKWVLKVYPKGRSRADGKYLSVFLYLADSEILKPDEKIFMQGIVRLRNPFGSNHLAHQISCWHEEKKNGWGWDNFVRLAELKQTYLDKEDTLKFETEFKVVSEAKYSPINT
- the LOC104788033 gene encoding probable inactive serine/threonine-protein kinase fnkC isoform X1, producing MGATISAPVPTIKQKWRDHPPSSYSLKIQNFSQLENSTASSDHKYQSRFFSSGGHKWRLIVYPKGNVKDNGSGFISMYVEVDSTSLVSTPPTEVFAKLRFFVYNKKINKYFTIQDVEVKRFNALKLVWGLLKVLPYETFIHPENGYIFEGGQCEFGIDVIVPPPLTNWEIVSFDEKLLSYPKFSWTVKNFSELREEIYTSNSFPMGGRKWVLKVYPKGRSRADGKYLSVFLYLADSEILKPDEKIFMQGIVRLRNPFGSNHLAHQISCWHEEKKNGWGWDNFVRLAELKQTYLDKEDTLKFETEFKVVSEAKYSPINT